The Crocinitomicaceae bacterium genome includes a region encoding these proteins:
- a CDS encoding LacI family DNA-binding transcriptional regulator, producing MKKASLKDIAESLGVSKALVSLVLNGKGDERGINRNTQEKVKLKAKELNYIPNQYARGLRIGRTNTLGVIVPDISNLFYAKLCKAMEQEAYTRGYNLIISNTYEDAQKEKKLISDLINRNIDGLILASSFDDKNEIESLRMNDFPLILIDRVFDDFNVDSISVANKKGAAKAVEFLYSKGCTKPVCFTISPVYVSSIAERIQGYLGALKNATDAKLFQIPHDNIQDGVATALAELKNMDYDSVFCVNNNVAKALLRELSSQHDSFKLRIISFDDIEVFDIVSPKISSIAQPLEEMGKKAVSMLIHRLDHAEEHQPQQLVLDTVLIER from the coding sequence ATGAAGAAGGCTTCTTTGAAAGATATTGCCGAAAGTTTGGGTGTATCCAAGGCATTGGTTTCCCTTGTACTCAATGGCAAAGGTGATGAACGTGGTATTAATCGTAATACCCAGGAAAAGGTTAAACTCAAAGCAAAAGAGTTAAACTACATTCCCAATCAATATGCACGTGGTTTGCGTATTGGACGCACTAATACCTTAGGTGTAATTGTGCCGGATATTTCCAATTTGTTTTACGCAAAATTGTGTAAAGCAATGGAGCAAGAGGCTTACACGCGCGGTTACAATCTCATCATTTCTAACACCTATGAAGATGCTCAAAAAGAAAAGAAATTAATCAGTGACTTAATTAACCGGAATATTGACGGGCTGATTCTTGCATCTTCTTTTGATGACAAAAATGAAATTGAAAGTCTAAGAATGAATGATTTTCCACTCATATTGATTGACCGTGTTTTTGATGATTTTAATGTAGACAGCATCAGTGTTGCAAATAAAAAAGGTGCCGCAAAAGCCGTTGAGTTTTTGTATAGTAAAGGTTGTACCAAACCTGTTTGCTTTACTATTTCTCCAGTTTATGTCAGTTCAATTGCTGAGCGTATTCAGGGTTATTTAGGTGCGCTTAAAAATGCTACAGATGCTAAATTATTTCAAATTCCTCACGACAATATTCAAGATGGAGTTGCAACTGCACTGGCAGAATTGAAAAACATGGATTATGATAGCGTGTTTTGTGTGAATAATAATGTTGCCAAAGCATTACTCAGAGAACTATCTTCACAACACGATTCTTTCAAATTACGTATTATCAGCTTTGATGATATTGAGGTTTTTGATATCGTTTCTCCAAAAATTTCTTCCATTGCACAACCCCTAGAAGAGATGGGGAAAAAAGCTGTTTCTATGCTCATACACAGGTTAGATCATGCAGAAGAGCATCAACCACAGCAATTGGTTCTTGATACTGTATTGATTGAGCGTTGA